Within Diospyros lotus cultivar Yz01 chromosome 15, ASM1463336v1, whole genome shotgun sequence, the genomic segment GCACCTGATGCtatgtggtgtagagtcttcCCGGCCACTTTGGAAGGACATGCACGGGCCTAGTATTCAAGCCTAGCACACCGGTCAAATGCTAACTTCGGACAGCTTCGGAACAAGTTCTTGTCTCATTTCGCTCCCCTCCGAAGGCACCGAAGGTCAACTATGACCCTTGTGAATATCAAACAAAACCAAGGGGAGTCATTAACAGATTTTGTGGCAAGGTTTAATATGGAGGCTCTGAGCATTGAGAATCTCGATCAGAGTATTGCCATGGTGGCCTTTCAAAATGCCTTGAGGGTTGGTCCTTTTACCTAGTCACTGGCTAAGAGGCCTCCCCAGATGTTCACAGAGATCCTGAGCCGAGCCACCAAGTACATTAATGCCGAGGAGGTAATGCGGGCCAAGAGAATCGAATACTcggataagaaagagaagaaaagtcaAAATAGGGAACAGAAGCTGGAAGATAAACTAAGCCGACGGGGGGAAAGGTCGGGCCCTCGATGGAGTCCTGTCAGGTTCACCATACTTAATACCCCTCGGGCAGAGATCCTAGCTACAATTGAGAATaaggattacttgaaaaaaccGAGACTTATGAAGGCCCTTACTAACAAAAGGAGTAAAGACAAATATTGCTGATTTCGTCGAGATCATGGACATGACACGGAGGAGTGCCATCAGCTGAAAGAGGAGATTTGGGAGCTCATCAATCAGGGTTTTGTAAGGAGGTTCCTAGCTAAGGATACTGAGCCACAAAGGGGCGAACATCGGAGATCAAGGAGCCCTCCTCGTAGACGTGGTAGATCCTAGGAAAGGCGTAGGACCAGAACTCTGCCCAAGAGAGAGAGTCGCCAGGGGGAGGGGAGTCCCCcacaacatttaatttttcacactttAGCTGCTGGGATGGTGCATGGGCCAAGAGTCGGGAGAAAGCTCAAATCTGCATTGAAACGGTGGAGTCAAGAGGGCTCGACTAGGGGATGTTATCTCCTTTATAGACGATGACTTTCCTGGGTATCCAGTTTCTAATGATCCGTTGGTCATCACAACAAAGTTGGGAAAATGGGAGCTTCGACGAATCCTCGTAGACCCGGGGAGCTCCTCTGAGGTTTTATATCGATCGGCCTTCTTAGGCATAAGATACAAGATGGAACAGTTGAAGCTAGCTCGTGGCCCTTTGATTGGATTCGATGGGGAAGTGGTGTACGAGGACGATATGTTTCAGCTCTCATTAACTCTTGGGAAGGGTTCTCGGTCTGCCTAGGTCATGTTAGACATTTTGGTAGCAGAGGTCCCCTCAGCCTACAATATGATCTTGGGGAGATCGGGGCTAAATGATCTACGGGCCGTGCCGAGCACTTACCACATGGTGCTTAAATTCCCTACTGCTGCGGGGGTTGGCGAAGTAAGAGGAGACCTAAGGTCCGCCCGGGGGTGCTACATGGCATCCATCAACACGGCTAGGGGTATCATGCAGGAGCAGTCAGGACCCCAGGAAGATTCAGGACGAGGACAGGGCCCCAAAGGGAGAGAGGTCAGAATCTCCCCTCCTGCCACTGTTAGTTTTTTGCTGGAGGGCCTAGAGGACCCGAAGACTGCTGAGCCGGTGGATGAGCTCGTAGAGGTACCATTGGACCCAGATCGACTCGATAGATGCATAAGGGTGAGCGCCCAATTGAAAGACCTTCTTCGGGCTCAGATTGTATCCCTTCTTCGCCAATATGCAGATATTTTTGCAGGGACGATCCACGACATTCTTGGCATAGACCTGGAAGTGATGACGCACCGTTTGGGAGTGAAGTGAGGGTACCGATCCATCATATAGAAGAAGAGGAATTTTACCCCAGATAGGGCAAGGCCTATAGAGGCCGAGGTGGAAAAACTGATGGCAGCATGGTATATTCGAGAGGTTAATTATCCAGAGTGGCTCGCCAATGTGGTTCTGGTCCCCAAGGGAGAAGGTAAGTGGAGGTTATGTATTAATTTCACTGACCTAAACAAGGCCTGTCCAAAAGATAGTTACCCACTTCCCCGGATCGATGCCCTAATTGATGGCATGGCTGGATGCCACCTTATGAGTTTTTTTAGATGCTCTTCAGGGATATCATCAGATCCCATTGCATaaagaggatcaggagaagacgaCATTCGTTATGGACCGGGGCACCTATTGTTATACTGTTATGCCTTTTGGCCTGAAGAATGCAGGAGCTACATATCAACGGCTTGTAAATAGGCTCTTTTAGGACCAGTTGGGACGTAACATAGAGGCCTACGTGGATGACATGCTAGTAAAAAGCCTAATGGCAGAGGAGCATCTAGCAGACTTGGAAgagtgtttcaaaaccttgcgCATGTTTCAATTGAAGCTTAATCCCTCTAAGTGCGCTTTTGGTGTCTCTGCAGGGAAGTTCCTCGGGTACATCGTGCATCATCGGGGGATCGAGGTGAATCCCGAGAAGATTAAAGCAATACTAAAGATGCCGACCCTAAGAAACATTAAGGAGGTATAGCAGCTCACATGAAGGATAGCGGCTCTAGGAAGATTCCTCTCTCGGTCGGCGGAAAAGGGCCTCACTTTCTTCAAGGCCCTATCCAGGACTAAGGAATTTGTTTGGGACGTCAAGTGCCAGGAGGCCTTCAACGAGCTTAAGGCATGTTTGGCCTCACCGCCTGTCCTCACTAAGCCAAGGATGGGTGAGCCACTATACCTTTACTTGGCCGTAGCAGATGAGGGCAGTGAGCTCAGTACTGGTGCGCGAAGAGAATAAGAGGCAGAGGCCAGTATACTACACGAGCAAATGATTATCTGTAGCAGAGGCTCGGTATTCCCCCTTGGAGAAATTAGCGTTTGCCCTGGTCGTCTTAGCAAGGAAGTTGCGACCCTACTTCAAGGTGCACTCTATCACCGTGCTTACTGACCAGCCTCTAAGGCAGGTTCTGGGGAAGCCGGAGCTCTCAGGGAGAATGTTGAAGTGGTCGATGGAGTTAACAACATTCGACATAGAGTACAAACCTCGTTCAGCTATTAAGGCCCAGGCCTTGGCAGACTTCATCGTTAAAGGATCTGGGCTTGGCAAATCTCGAGAGGACAGCCTAGGACCATGGATGTTGGCAGTGGATGGCAGCTCAAACCCTAGGGGTGGAGGAGCTGGGTTGATGATTAAGAGCCATGAGGGTCAGTCCTGGTTATACGCTCTTCATTTTGAGTTCCGGGTGTCTAACAATGAGGCAGAGTATGAGGCCCTCATAGTGGGGTTAAGGCTCGCCGCACAGCTTGGGGCGAGGCATCTCAATGTATAATCTGATTCTAACCTTGTTGTTCAGTAGGTGAAGAGAGAATACGAGGCCAAGGAGGACCACATGTCCAAATATTTGGTTTTCGTTCAGGAATTGATGAGTCATTTTCGGTCTGTGGAAATTGAGCATGTGCCTTGATCCCAGAATATGGAAGCAGACACCTTGTCTCGAATCGCTTCGGCCTCTTTCCCAACCAATTCTAGACAGATTTTTATCGAGACTCTACCCCAGAGAAGCATTAACGAGATTGTGGAGCAACTATGCCTCGACCTAGAACCGAGTTGGTTGGACCCTTTTTTCAGTTATTTGAAGGACGGCAAGCTGTTAGAGAGTGACTTAGAGGCCCGGGAGCTAAAAAGGAAGGCCCAGAAATTTATACTAATCAATGAGAAGTTGTACAAAAGATCCTTCACTCAACCACTCTTGAGGTGCGTGAGGCCACGCGAAGTTGACTATGTTTTAAGAGAGATCTATGAGGGAATATGTGGGAGTCACATAGGAGCCCGGACTCTCTATCAGAAAGCCCTTCGACA encodes:
- the LOC127791614 gene encoding uncharacterized protein LOC127791614, with the protein product MAAWYIREVNYPEWLANVVLVPKGEGKFLGYIVHHRGIEVNPEKIKAILKMPTLRNIKECQEAFNELKACLASPPVLTKPRMGEPLYLYLAVADEGSELSTAEARYSPLEKLAFALVVLARKLRPYFKVHSITVLTDQPLRQVLGKPELSGRMLKWSMELTTFDIEYKPRSAIKAQALADFIVKGSGLGKSREDSLGPWMLAVDGSSNPRGGGAGLMIKSHEGQSWLYALHFEFRVSNNEAEYEALIVGLRLAAQLGARHLNNMEADTLSRIASASFPTNSRQIFIETLPQRSINEIVEQLCLDLEPSWLDPFFSYLKDGKLLESDLEARELKRKAQKFILINEKLYKRSFTQPLLRCVRPREVDYVLREIYEGICGSHIGARTLYQKALRQGYYWPTMVTDAEQLVTKSERCQRISNLIHVHSAMLAHLVQPCPFAQWGTDILGLFPPVASQVKFLIAAIDHFTKWIEAKPLASITARKVKQFLWKNVELGIKQHFTSVAHPQANEQIELANRTMLYGLKARVDEVDGSWVDELPSILWSYRTTRRGSIGETPFSLCYSSEALIPVEIGIPTFRVEHFDPESNEQDLRNNLDTVEEL